From bacterium:
TGTGCAGCAAAAGCATCTTTTTCAATGATTTTTGCCCCCATAGTCATTACATCTTTAACTTTTAAACCGGAAATGTCGGTGTATTTTTGCAAAGCTCTTCTTATGTCACCATCTGTTAACAGCCCTTTTAAAATTCCGTTTTCATCAACAACTATAGTTACTCCGAGTTTTTTGTCGGTGATTTCACGAATAGCTTCACGAAAATCGTTTTCCATACTAACAACAGGCAATTTTTCTTCTTTGATCATAAGGTCTTCGACTTTCCAAAAAACACCTTTTCCTAAAGAGCCTGAAGGATGAAAAAGTAAAAAATCTTCGGCACTGAAGCCTCTTTTTTCCAGAAGACATACTGCAAGAGCATCTCCCATAGCAAGAGTAGCTGTAGTACTTGCAGTAGGGGCGAGATTAAGAGGACAGGCTTCTTTTTCCACTGAAACATCAAGAGTAACCTCGCTTTTTTTAGCAAGTGTTGAATTTAATTTTCCTGTCATTGAAATCATTTTCACGCCAAATCTTTTGATTAACGGCAAAAGCTGAAGTAATTCAGAAGTTTCCCCGCTGTTTGAAATCGCAAGCACTATATCTTCTCTTGTTATAACACCGGAATCACCGTGAGTACTTTCTGCAGGATGAAGAAAATATGACGGAGTTCCTGTACTGGAAAAGGTTGCTGCAATTTTTTTTCCGATAAGTCCTGATTTACCCATGCCTGTAACGATAACTCTTCCTTTACAGTTATAAAGCAAGTTTATAGCTTCTTCAAAGGGCTGTCCAAGTTTTTCTATAAGATTTGTAATTGATTCTGCTTCAATTATAAACACTTCTTTAGCTAGCTTAAGTATATTTTCTGTTTCAAGAATATTTGACACTTCCAACCTCCGAAATTTATTAAAGGCTTATACCATTATTACTCTTTAAGGATAAATTGCAATTTATTACTATTAAACCTATTACAATTCAAATCTCAATTAAAATCATTACTTTTTTAAAAAAACTATAAAGTTTTGTTAAGAATGTCCGATATAGATAATGAGATACGTTTCTCAATTTTGGAATGGTAAAGACTTTGTTTTTGCTTTAGAAGCTGTCTTGTTAAAATCAGAACCGCCTTGTCAAACAAGCCGTTTATGATTTTAACCGCAGTCCCTAAACGAGCCTTAAAAGCTTATATATATTAATTTTAATATTTTAGCAAGATCGGCTCTTATATTGACACCCCAAAATGATATGAATGTTTATTGAGGAAATTTGGATGCTGAAAGAAACCCTATACAGCCAAATCCCTGTTTATTCAGGCGCAGATATTAATCATATTTTGGATTTAGCCCAAAAATCACATGAAAATTATCTTATAAGATCAAATCAAAATGATCTTGATAAAGCTCTCGTGTACTATCTTGAAGCTATGGAAATCAACCCTTCTATCCCCCATGTTTATTATAAACTTGCCAGTTTATTGTGGGAAAAAGGTGATATTGATATAAATTCTGCTATACAAAAATGCAAAAAAGCAATCGAGCTTGATCCAAAATCCTCTAATGCAAGACTTTACCTCGGATATTTTTTGAAAGCAGCGGGGAATTACAAAGAAGCTGAAAAAGCTTTTAAAATTTCTATCAAACTCGCAGGATTAAAGTCTTCTAAGCCAAGAATTGCCCTGGGTCTAACAATAATACAAAGATTGCAACAAACAGAATTCAGTTTGCCTTCTTTTATCTACGGGATTCATTATTTTTTATCGGGAGTAATAACTGCATCCTACGATTATGACATAATCAGAATGCTTTATAAGAGCAATGCTGAGGATTTTTCTATCTTCTGGCATAAATTTAATGCGGGCTTTTATAAAAAGACCGGAAATTATGCAAAAACTATTGAAATTTACGAAAAAGCGGCATTTTGTACAGGCAAAAAAGATTTATTTTACTCAAAAATTGGCGATCTTTTAGTGGAACTTCAAAATCCCCAGAAAGCAGCCGATTTTTATAGAGAAGCTCTTTTAACAGCTCAGGATGATATTGTCCTATGGGCAAAACTTGCTGAAGTTCTTCAGAATTTCGATAAAAATAATATGGAAGAAATAATCGACTGTTATAAACAAATTGCTCGATTAGAACCTATAAATTCGAGTTTGTTCTACGAATTAGGACATTTATATCTCAGAAAAGAAGATAAATTCAGTGCGGTTAATTCCTTTAAGAGGGCTATTGAACTCGAACCTGATAATGGTTTTTATCATAATAGTCTTGCTTATGCGCTTGTTCAGCTTCAGGATTATGACGGAGCAATTTCCGAATACCAGAAAGCAATAAGACTGAACCCCGATAATGAATGGACTTCTATAGTTTCTCAGGCTCTCGGTGCAATTTATCATCAGGTTAAAGATAATATGGATGCAACTATTGTTGCATACCAAACAGCAATAGTGCTTGACCCGAAAAATATAGATGCTTTTATAGCCCTCGGAGAAGTATATCAAGACAGAAACGATCTTGATAACGCTATTGACTGTTATTGCAATGCGATAAAACTTGATCCGGATATTCCAAAATTATATTGCAATTTAGGATTGGCACTGTGGGAAAAAGATTGTATCGAAGAATCAATAATTGCTTATCATAAAGCTATAAGTTTAAATCCGAAATATGAAATAGCTTTCAATAATCTTGGAGTTGTTTATCTTGATGGAACAAACAGTCCTGAAGAAGCTGTTATTATGTTTACAAAAGCAATAAAACATAATCCAAACTATGCTCTTGCTTATTACAACAAAGGAAGATGCTATCAAGCCATGAAAAACAAATCAGGTGCTGCTAAATATTATCAAATGGCAATAGATATAAATAAGCTTACAGAAGAAATCGACGAAAACGAAATACAGGATCGTTTATACAGCCTGTTTTCGGTTATTTAAACAGCACTTTCTATTGATTACTTGTGAATAAGTCAATATTCTTTATTTCTTCTTTTGCATTTAATGCAATTTTAAGAAAAGCTTCTACAACTTTAGGAGAAAATTGAGTTCCTGCTGCTTTTTTTATTTCTTCAACTGCTTTTTCATGAGAAATTCCTTTACGATATGCTCTGTCGGAAGTCATCCCGTCATAGGCATCTGCAATTGCAATTATTTGTGCTTCTATAGGAATTTCCTCCCCTGTTACTCCATAGGGATAACCATTTCCATCATACTTTTCATGGTGAAAATTAACAATCCTAATAACAGAGCGCAACTGTTTAATTTCTTCAAGTATTTTAACGCCTGTTAGAACATGTTTCTTTATTTCGTCAAACTCTTCCGCATTAAGATTATCCGGTTTATTTAAAATATTTTCAGATACTCCTATCATTCCTATATCATGTAAAAGCCCTGCAAGCTCCAGCTCACTAAGATCTGTATCGGACAAACCAAGAGCTTCACCTGTTTTTAGCGAATAATAAGTAACTCTTTTGCTTCTACCAAAGGTATAATGGTCTTTTGCATCAAGTGCTTCAGTAATTGCAGAAATAGTTCCGGAAAACAATTCTTTTAAATCGAGTGCAAGACTCTGATTATCAATATTTAACTGATAAACTTCAAAACTTGCTTCAATTACATTTAATAAATCATTGGCATTCCACGGTTTTCCCAAATATCTGTGAATTTTGCCTTCATTAATAGCTCTGATTAAGCTGGAGGAATCAGTATAAGCAGTAATCAAAATTCTTACCGCATCAGGAGCATAATTTAAAGTTTTTTTGAGAAGCTCAACGCCATCCATGCCGGGCATTTTTTGATCAGATATAATCATATCAATCTTATTGCTTTTGAGAATTTCAAGCGCCTCAAATCCTGAATTGGCAAGAAACACATTATAATTGCTTCGCAAAGTTCTTTTGAACAACTGCAAATTATCTATTTCGTCATCTGTAACCAGTATATTATATTTCATTTATCACAATACTTCTGTTTGCTTTCCACTATTTTCTTCATTTTGAGCCGTCCAATTAATCGGGATTTCTATTATAAATTTGGTTCCTTTACCTTTTTCGCTTTCTACTTCCATTTTACCATTATGACTTCTAATTATTTTGTAACAAATTGATAACCCTAAACCTGTCCCTTCTCCTACCGGTTTTGTGGTAAAAAACGGATCAAATATTTTTGGAATTACATCTTCGGCAATACCTGCGCCTGTGTCTTCAAATTCTATTATTACATTTTGATCTTCAATCTTTGTCCTTATATAAATATTGCCGTCACCTTCTATGGCTTGTGTTGCATTATCAAGAATATTCATAAATACTTGATTTATTTGTCCTGCATAACACATAACATTTGGAATCATTCCGTATTGTTTATTGATAGTAACTCTGCCCTTATATTTACTTTCAAGAATATTTAAAGCACTGTCTATTCCTTCATGAATATCAACTTCTTTAATCTGCGCTTCATCAAGTCTTGAGAAATTTTTAAGGTCAATTATAATTTGTTTTGAACGTTCGGCACCGTCGTAACAGCTTTTGAGCAGCAATTCAAGATCCTCCACGATAAAGTCATACTCAAGGTCTTGTTTTAATTTTTCTACTTCTTTAAATTTATCTTCGGGGAATTGTTTTTGAATAGCTTCGTATTTGTTAATTATTTCAATAAAATCATTTGAGTATTTTTTTAAGTGCAAAAGGTTACCGTAGATAAAATTAATCGGATTATTTAGTTCATGGGCTACACCTGCAACCAGTTGTCCGAGTGATCTCATTTTTTCATTATGAACAATCATTGACTGGGTATCTTTTATCTCTTTATTGGCTCTTTTAAGCTGAATATTTATTTTGCTCAAATCATGTGTTCTATCCAGAACTTTTTGCTCAAGTGAATTATAAAGATCACTGAGTTTATCTGCCATATCATTAAAAGCTTTTGAAAGCAAACCTATTTCATCATCAGATTTTACATCTGTTCTGTATTTTAAATTACCCTGTGAAAATTCTTCAGCTCCCTCTACGAGCTTTATTATCGGACCGGTAACATTTTTTGCAAGTATAAAGGCCGCACAAAAACCAAAAATTATAAATACCAATGAAAGTGTTAAATTGCCTCTTATCAAAAGGTCTATAAGATTTACTATAGAGCTGTTATTATAAAATGAAATTACAAGCATTTTATTGCCAAGATTATAACTATTTTGTTGAATATCTTCAAAATTAAGATTAGTAAACTTTTTGGAAAATCCTCCGTCCAGCCATAGATTATTCATATTTGCCTTTGTTCCGACAATATTATCAACAGTGGTCCATACATATTTTTTAGTATTTTTATCTATTAATGCTGCATATAGAACCATATTGTTTTCAACAAGATTTTTTGCCAATTTATAAGAATTACTGAAATCACTTCCTGTATTAAGATCAATATTTGCAGAACTGTACAAAATATTTGAAATTGAGGAAAATTGTTGATTTTTATCAATTTTAAACTGCCTAAGAATCGGTGCTGCGGCAGAAAGATTATATGCAGAAATAAAAAGGACTGTAATAAAAACAGAAACGCCAATAATAAGCGTAAATTTACTTACTAATGCTACTTTTGTTCCTTTTACTTTTTTCATAAATTCATACTGACCTTCAATATAATTATTATAAATTTTATTTAAAGTTAAGTGTCTTCATTGTCATCAGATTCTTTTCCGGCAAATTTTTTCGAATGTCTATAATTGTTTTTTTTATTTGAATTGTTTGCCGTTTCTAAAATTTTTCCTATAAAAAACCCGAAAAGACCCGCGATTATAGCTCCCAAAACACTGTATAAGCACGCATATATTACTGTATTATAGTCAAGAGACATTTCTTTTAATAATACTATAGATCCTATTCCTAATATAGTGCAGCAAGAAAAAATTCCTGCTATTTGGGCTGATAATTTGATGATTTATTGCCTCCATTTTGCTTTTTATATTTTGACTCTATTTCGCGCTTAAAACAAAATTGTATAATAGTTGTTTTATCAAAATTCGAAATTGTTTTAAATTTGCCGGAGAAAGTAAATTTTTTATTTTCTTTCTCTACCCTTAAAACATCAAATAAAGTATTTATTTCTTTTTTATTTGGCAAAGTAAACCGTGCATTTAATACACAGTTTATATTAGCGGTTTGTTTATCGAGAACAAAAGGCAAACTTTGGCTGCACGGAATGCTGACTGTCGCAGATAACCAGTCAACATGGGAGATAAATTGCATTCCGCCTCCTCCGATATTAATTATTACTGCTTTTTCTTCATTATTTTCATCAGCCTTTTTTAGCAATACAGGTATATTTGTTTTTATACGGGGATATTCTCTCTTCTGGATATATTTAAACTTTGGCGGATAGGCAAAAAATATATTATTGCTCTCTATTTTGTTTATTTTTGAAATAAACAAAATCATATAATCTTCTGCGGAAATTAATATTTCCAACTCTAATCCCGGTGTCATCATTAAGGTATTATTAATTTCCGCGACAAAGTAATCTTCTTGCACAGAAGTTATTAGTCCCATTGAAAAATTTTCTATATTACCGGGAATTATTTTAATTTTTTGATTTTCTTTTATAGGATTCATGTCATAAAATATACAATAAATTACCCTAAAAGTGAATATTTATAAAAGCATTAGACAAAATACTTACTTATAAAGCAGTATTAAATTATCAGTATTTTTATCAACATCAGGATTATAGCTTTTTATTAGAAACAAATAAATAATACTATCAAGAAAAAACCGTAGCCTATACGGAATTTTAATATTTTTAAACTTTAAGATTCGGAGTTGGAGTTTTAGGACATGTCAAAATTGAAATATTTTTATAAAAGCGCAAAAAGTTTAGTTGCTGCCATTATGTTAATTTCTATTCTTAACGGACAGCCAACTTTTGCTGAAAATTACACCAATGATGAACTAAATACCATTAATGTATACGAAAATGTTTCCCCTTCCATCGTTTCAGTTGATGTTGATATAAATGACGGAATATCAAGCGGAACAGGATTTATCGTGGATCAGGCAGGAACAATTTTAACTAGCGGTCATGTTATAGAAGGACATAAAAAAATAAAAATAACACTGTCTAACGGAGAAAAATACGACGGACAAATTATAAGCGACACAGAAACCGGAGATTTTGCACTTATTAAAATAAAACCCAAAAAAAATCTTTCCGTAATTAAACTTGGTGACTCTTCAAGAATCAAAGTGGGTCAAAAAGTCCTCGCAATCGGAAATCCTTTTGGTTTTAGCAGAACCCTTACTGAAGGCATAGTCAGCAGGGTTGATAAAACCAAAAACAAAATCCAAACAGACGCAGCCATAAATCCCGGCTGCTCAGGCGGACCTTTATTAAACACTGACGGAGAAGTTATAGGAATCAACCAGTCTATTTATAATCCCGACAATAATAAATCAAATATAGGAATTGGCTTTGCCATCCCCGTAAATCTTGCAAAAAACTTTATAAATGAATCTAAAAAATAAAAAACCTGCTTAAATAAATTGATGCAATATTCTATAACATCGAAACCCCTGCAGTGCAAGCAAGCCATAATAAAAATATGCTCATATAAAAATTCTGCATAAAAAACAAAGTTGAAGGCGCATAGTTATTTGGCAAAACGTATAAACATAAATACAAAAGCACTACTATAAACGGAACAATAACAATATTTTTAAACTTTAAAACTTTTTTTTGAAAAAACGAGATAGAACGTCCCACTATAAATGAGCTTATTACAAAGCTTCTCAGCCACATCCATGGATTAAGACTTGCGATAAATTCAGGTTTGGCAAAAGGGTTTAACGCAGACATATTTATATTATACAAAGTCAAATTGAAATAATAACCGATATAATTAAACAAATTTTTCGAAAAATCAGTCTCCAAAATAAAATTTGTAACCATTGCAAAGATAAAAATAAGCAAAGCGATAAAAAAAGGATTTTCTCCCTGAAAATTTTTAGAATTTTTAGAATTTTTATTAGTTTTAAAATTTTTATTAATTTGAGAATTTTTATCAGTTTTAAAATTTTGAATTAAATTTGCTATAAAATTTGTTTTTTCTATCTTTAAAGGCTTTTCTTCTTTTAAAGAGTTTGCTATTCTATTTAGCTTTTCGTCAGACGAAACTTTTTTATTTAAATTCTCGTTAAGTCGCTGCTCTATTGATTTTTCAGAGGATTTAAATTCGGGATTTTTAATGGGAGCCTGAATATTGTAATCTATATTAGGGATAAGAAATCCTGCAGGTTTCATTAAAGTTTCTGCTCTTTTGCACAATCTGTAAAGATTTAGCGCGCCTGCATTTTTAGGGAGTTTTATTTCTCCCATATCTTCAAATCTTACATTATCAACCTTGTCATAACTTGATATAGACATATCCCTGAATTCTTTTGTGACAAAAATTTCACCGGGGGTTGTAACGGGCTCAATTCTTGCAGTAATATTTACCAGCGTGCCATGAACATTTGACTTTCCGGAAACAGGATCAAAAGCTAATTCGAACTCTCCAAAATTGCCTGCAATTCTGGGATTTAATTTTTTAATACCAAAAGACTCAAAATCAATTTTATTAAACGCCTCTCTGTATGCAAGAGCCATATTAATTGCCGTTTCGGCTTTGTCATAGATGGCAAATATTGCATCGCCCCATGTATTCCAAATAATTGCCGATTCTTTATAAGTTTTTAATTCTTCAAAAATTACAGGAATAATTTTATTAAAAAAAATTTTTAAATCAGCATCTTTTAATGCACTGTATTTTTCTATATCAGTAAATATTACATAACCATACATATATCAAATACTATCCTACATTGCTTACCAGTCAAATTTATCCGTATATTTTATCTTTGGAGTGCCTTTATTGTTGCTGTATATCCCGATTTTTTCACTTCTCAACAAGTAATCTGCATATACTACACCGAGGACAAGTCCTATAATGCAAACAAAGACCAGCACAAAAATATTAATATAAAATTTTTGTATTACAAAATTTAAAACCTGCTGTGAAAATTCGGTTAAATAAGGGCAAGCGTACAAACATAATTGAAGAACACCTATTATAATTGCAGCAAAAGCAATATTTTTTGACTTTATTATTTTTACATGCAAAAGAGTTCCCGTCTGACCTACGACAAATGAGCCTAAAGTAAAGCCTCTTAGCCACATCCACGGGTTAATAATTGCCATAAATTCAGGAGTCATAGGATTTACAAGCACAGGTATCCTTATGTAAGGATGATTTTTAAAAGCAGGTTGAAGGACAGAATTTAACCAGTATAAGCTTAAATTAAAATAATAGCCGCACCAGTTAAAGAAAATTTTTGTACCGTCTAAGTCCAGCAAATAATTTATAAGATATGCCAATGAAAAAACAAGAATAGCCAGCAAAAAAGGGTTTTCTATGTGTCTTTTCTCACTATTTTTGCTTTTTTTTATCTCTCTCAATTCAAATATCCTTCTATCATTATATCGGGAGAAAAAGTTTTAATTTCACCAAAACTAAATGTTTTGCTTTCAGAGATGTTTTTAATCTGAAGCCCTTCAAAAGAGCTTTTAGAAGAATTATCGCCGGTAATTTTTGGCGCAATGAAGAAATAGACTTTATTAATAAGATTATATTTTAAAAAAGCACTGTTTAAATTTCCACCTGCTTCAACCAGAATACTAAAAATCTTTTTGTGATAGAGTTTTTGGACTAAATACTCCAAATCAATTTTATTATCCTGATTAAGCGGACATTTAATTATTTCTACATATTCAGGATAAATTTTTAATTTATTTTTGTCAACATTTTTTGATACAGCAATAATTACTTTTGTATTATTGGCATTGTAAACTTTTGAATCAGGCGATGTTTTTAATTGCGAGTCTATAATAACTCTTACAGGATTTCGAAAGCCTTCTTTGCGGCATGTTAAGCTTGGATTATCAACAATTACTGTGTTAGAGCCTGTAATAACAGCATCATATTTATTTCTTAACCTTTGAACTTCTTCTCTTGCGACTTCAGAAGTTATCCATTTACTGCTTCCCGCTGAAGTTGCAATTTTTCCGTCAATAGTTGATGCAGTTTTCACGACAATAAAGGGTTTGTCTTGAGTTATATTTTTTATAAAAATTTCATTTATTTTTTCACATTCTTTGGTTAAAACAGCTTCTATGACTTCTATTCCTGCATTTTTTGCTTTTTGGATTCCTTCTCCTGAAACCAGAGGGTTGGGATCCGTCATTCCGACCACCAAAGTCTTGATTTTTTCTGCGATAATCCTGTCAATGCAAGGAGGAGTCTTTCCGTAATGGGAACACGGTTCCAGACTTACGTAAATAGTTCCGCCTGCTGCCTTATTTCCTGCCTGATTAAGCGCATTTATCTCGGCATGAAGCTCTCCGTATCTTTCATGGCACCCTCTGCCGACCACGTTGCCGTTTTTATCAAGAACTATTGAACCCACAAGGGGATTAGGGGAAACACATCCCTCTGCCGTCTTTGCCAGCTCAAGACATTCTTTCATGTATTTTTCGTGAATATTTTTATTATGCATATTTATTTTCATGGGATTTTTATGTAATTATTAAGGAAATTATACAACAATTAGTGAATATAAAATGATAAAACTTGCAATTACCGGAAATATAGCAGCAGGAAAAACTTTAATAGAATCCTTGCTTCATGAGCTAGGAGTCATAACAATTGACACAGATGAAATTGTGCATGAGCTTCTTTCTTCAGATAAAGAAATTATTGATAAAGTTAACAATCTCTTTGATAACGAGGTTAAAGACAAAGAAGGCAAAATTAATCGTAAAAAAGTTGGTGATATAGTTTTTAACGATAAAACCAAACTCGAAAAACTTGAAAAAATTCTCCATCCTGAAGTTAAAAAAGTTGTAGATAAATTCTTTCAGGAAAATGAAAAAGAAAAAATCCTTGCTGTGTCCGTTCCTCAACTTTATGAAACAGGGTGGGAAGTTTATTTTGATTGCGTTTTACTTGTTATTGCAGATTATAAAATCAGAAAAGAAAGGCTTTTGCTAAGAAACAATCTTTCAGAGGACGCTGCTCAAAAGAGATTGGCGGCACAAATACCGCAGGAAGAAAAAATCAGGAAAGCTGATTTTGTTATAAATAATTCTGAAGATATAGAAAATACAAGACTTCAGCTAAAAAAGGTTTTGGTAAGATTAACAAAAATGATATAATAAATTCATTATAAAAAGCAGGCTTTAAAATATGATACTTGTAATTGATAATTATGATTCCTTTACCTACAATCTTGTCCAGTATCTGGGCGAGCTTGGCGCAGAGTGTCAGGTTTTCAGGAATGATGCGATTTCTGTTGATGAAATAAAAAAACTTAATCCCTCGCATATTATAATTTCTCCCGGCCCGGGAACTCCTGATGAATCAGGTATTTCAATAGATGTGATTAAAAATCTGGCAGGATCTGTTCCAATTCTCGGGGTTTGTCTCGGGCATCAAACGATTGGGCAGGTTTTTGGAGCAAAAGTTGTAAGAGCTCCTTATTTAATGCATGGCAAGATTTCTGAAATAATTCACGATACTGATGAGCCTTTGTTTGCTGATATTGATAACCCTTTTTCTGCTACAAGGTACCATTCTTTGATAATTGACAGGAATTCCGCCAAAGAAACTCCTTTAAAAATAATTGCCTGGACTTCTGATAATATTATTATGGCAGTGAGGCACAAGGATTTTAAAAATCTTGTGGGGATTCAGTTTCATCCTGAGTCAATTTTGACAAAATCAGGCAAAAAACTGCTCTCAAATTTTTTAAAATTTAAAAAATAAAATAATGCTAAAAAAATATCTCTCAAAAATAAAAACAGGGCAGAACCTTACATCTAAAGAAGCCGGAGAATTGATAGAATTAATGTCTACCGGAGAAGTTTTGCCGTCTCAAATTGCTGATTTGCTTGTTTCTTTCAACACAAAAGAAATAACTTCCGAAGAAATATTTGGTTTTGCGCAAAAAATGAGAGAAAAAGCTTTAAAAATTAACACACAAGAAGTTGATAATATTGTAGATTCTTGCGGGACAGGCGGAGATAAAACAAATACTTTTAATATCTCAACTGCATCGGCAATTTTAACTTCTGCGGCAGGGGTAACGGTTGCAAAGCATTCTAATTTTGGATTTACGAGCAAATGCGGAAGCAGCAATGTAATTCAATCTCTTGGAATAGAGCTTTTAACAACACCTCAAGAGGTTGAAAAAAATCTGTCAAAACATAATATAGCTTTTATACATGCGCCCTACTTTCACAAATGCACTTTTCATGTAAATGCTGTCAGAAAAGAACTTGGTATAAGGACAATATTTAATATTCTCGGTCCTTTGACAAATCCAGCTTTTCCTCCCGGTCAGGTTATAGGGGTTCCGAACAAAGAATTATGCCCT
This genomic window contains:
- a CDS encoding KpsF/GutQ family sugar-phosphate isomerase, with translation MSNILETENILKLAKEVFIIEAESITNLIEKLGQPFEEAINLLYNCKGRVIVTGMGKSGLIGKKIAATFSSTGTPSYFLHPAESTHGDSGVITREDIVLAISNSGETSELLQLLPLIKRFGVKMISMTGKLNSTLAKKSEVTLDVSVEKEACPLNLAPTASTTATLAMGDALAVCLLEKRGFSAEDFLLFHPSGSLGKGVFWKVEDLMIKEEKLPVVSMENDFREAIREITDKKLGVTIVVDENGILKGLLTDGDIRRALQKYTDISGLKVKDVMTMGAKIIEKDAFAAQALQIMEKFSITSLIITKPNGIPEGILHIHSLLKAGVA
- a CDS encoding tetratricopeptide repeat protein, whose amino-acid sequence is MLKETLYSQIPVYSGADINHILDLAQKSHENYLIRSNQNDLDKALVYYLEAMEINPSIPHVYYKLASLLWEKGDIDINSAIQKCKKAIELDPKSSNARLYLGYFLKAAGNYKEAEKAFKISIKLAGLKSSKPRIALGLTIIQRLQQTEFSLPSFIYGIHYFLSGVITASYDYDIIRMLYKSNAEDFSIFWHKFNAGFYKKTGNYAKTIEIYEKAAFCTGKKDLFYSKIGDLLVELQNPQKAADFYREALLTAQDDIVLWAKLAEVLQNFDKNNMEEIIDCYKQIARLEPINSSLFYELGHLYLRKEDKFSAVNSFKRAIELEPDNGFYHNSLAYALVQLQDYDGAISEYQKAIRLNPDNEWTSIVSQALGAIYHQVKDNMDATIVAYQTAIVLDPKNIDAFIALGEVYQDRNDLDNAIDCYCNAIKLDPDIPKLYCNLGLALWEKDCIEESIIAYHKAISLNPKYEIAFNNLGVVYLDGTNSPEEAVIMFTKAIKHNPNYALAYYNKGRCYQAMKNKSGAAKYYQMAIDINKLTEEIDENEIQDRLYSLFSVI
- a CDS encoding HD domain-containing phosphohydrolase encodes the protein MKYNILVTDDEIDNLQLFKRTLRSNYNVFLANSGFEALEILKSNKIDMIISDQKMPGMDGVELLKKTLNYAPDAVRILITAYTDSSSLIRAINEGKIHRYLGKPWNANDLLNVIEASFEVYQLNIDNQSLALDLKELFSGTISAITEALDAKDHYTFGRSKRVTYYSLKTGEALGLSDTDLSELELAGLLHDIGMIGVSENILNKPDNLNAEEFDEIKKHVLTGVKILEEIKQLRSVIRIVNFHHEKYDGNGYPYGVTGEEIPIEAQIIAIADAYDGMTSDRAYRKGISHEKAVEEIKKAAGTQFSPKVVEAFLKIALNAKEEIKNIDLFTSNQ
- a CDS encoding ATP-binding protein translates to MKKVKGTKVALVSKFTLIIGVSVFITVLFISAYNLSAAAPILRQFKIDKNQQFSSISNILYSSANIDLNTGSDFSNSYKLAKNLVENNMVLYAALIDKNTKKYVWTTVDNIVGTKANMNNLWLDGGFSKKFTNLNFEDIQQNSYNLGNKMLVISFYNNSSIVNLIDLLIRGNLTLSLVFIIFGFCAAFILAKNVTGPIIKLVEGAEEFSQGNLKYRTDVKSDDEIGLLSKAFNDMADKLSDLYNSLEQKVLDRTHDLSKINIQLKRANKEIKDTQSMIVHNEKMRSLGQLVAGVAHELNNPINFIYGNLLHLKKYSNDFIEIINKYEAIQKQFPEDKFKEVEKLKQDLEYDFIVEDLELLLKSCYDGAERSKQIIIDLKNFSRLDEAQIKEVDIHEGIDSALNILESKYKGRVTINKQYGMIPNVMCYAGQINQVFMNILDNATQAIEGDGNIYIRTKIEDQNVIIEFEDTGAGIAEDVIPKIFDPFFTTKPVGEGTGLGLSICYKIIRSHNGKMEVESEKGKGTKFIIEIPINWTAQNEENSGKQTEVL
- a CDS encoding PilZ domain-containing protein encodes the protein MNPIKENQKIKIIPGNIENFSMGLITSVQEDYFVAEINNTLMMTPGLELEILISAEDYMILFISKINKIESNNIFFAYPPKFKYIQKREYPRIKTNIPVLLKKADENNEEKAVIINIGGGGMQFISHVDWLSATVSIPCSQSLPFVLDKQTANINCVLNARFTLPNKKEINTLFDVLRVEKENKKFTFSGKFKTISNFDKTTIIQFCFKREIESKYKKQNGGNKSSNYQPK
- a CDS encoding trypsin-like peptidase domain-containing protein, translated to MSKLKYFYKSAKSLVAAIMLISILNGQPTFAENYTNDELNTINVYENVSPSIVSVDVDINDGISSGTGFIVDQAGTILTSGHVIEGHKKIKITLSNGEKYDGQIISDTETGDFALIKIKPKKNLSVIKLGDSSRIKVGQKVLAIGNPFGFSRTLTEGIVSRVDKTKNKIQTDAAINPGCSGGPLLNTDGEVIGINQSIYNPDNNKSNIGIGFAIPVNLAKNFINESKK
- a CDS encoding adenylate/guanylate cyclase domain-containing protein, whose product is MYGYVIFTDIEKYSALKDADLKIFFNKIIPVIFEELKTYKESAIIWNTWGDAIFAIYDKAETAINMALAYREAFNKIDFESFGIKKLNPRIAGNFGEFELAFDPVSGKSNVHGTLVNITARIEPVTTPGEIFVTKEFRDMSISSYDKVDNVRFEDMGEIKLPKNAGALNLYRLCKRAETLMKPAGFLIPNIDYNIQAPIKNPEFKSSEKSIEQRLNENLNKKVSSDEKLNRIANSLKEEKPLKIEKTNFIANLIQNFKTDKNSQINKNFKTNKNSKNSKNFQGENPFFIALLIFIFAMVTNFILETDFSKNLFNYIGYYFNLTLYNINMSALNPFAKPEFIASLNPWMWLRSFVISSFIVGRSISFFQKKVLKFKNIVIVPFIVVLLYLCLYVLPNNYAPSTLFFMQNFYMSIFLLWLACTAGVSML
- the ribD gene encoding bifunctional diaminohydroxyphosphoribosylaminopyrimidine deaminase/5-amino-6-(5-phosphoribosylamino)uracil reductase RibD yields the protein MHNKNIHEKYMKECLELAKTAEGCVSPNPLVGSIVLDKNGNVVGRGCHERYGELHAEINALNQAGNKAAGGTIYVSLEPCSHYGKTPPCIDRIIAEKIKTLVVGMTDPNPLVSGEGIQKAKNAGIEVIEAVLTKECEKINEIFIKNITQDKPFIVVKTASTIDGKIATSAGSSKWITSEVAREEVQRLRNKYDAVITGSNTVIVDNPSLTCRKEGFRNPVRVIIDSQLKTSPDSKVYNANNTKVIIAVSKNVDKNKLKIYPEYVEIIKCPLNQDNKIDLEYLVQKLYHKKIFSILVEAGGNLNSAFLKYNLINKVYFFIAPKITGDNSSKSSFEGLQIKNISESKTFSFGEIKTFSPDIMIEGYLN